The following proteins are encoded in a genomic region of Dokdonia donghaensis DSW-1:
- a CDS encoding aminotransferase class IV, whose translation MINHNGTISAVTEARLDPFNRGFLYGDGLFETIKAVNGKLLFWEDHYFRLMASMRILRMDIPMEFTPEYLEEQLKSTIEAAGLINETARVRITVYRSGGGTYLPEERGVGFYAFAKAHSEPFYLLKDAPYEVELYKDHYISADLISTLKTTNKIVHVTGSIYAQENGYDNCLLVNSDKNIAEALQGNLFLVKGTTIKTPPLADGCLRGIIRKQLMGIIELMDEYTLEEASISPFELQKADELFITNTIKGIQPITKYRKKQYTANTAAALLKKLNVKARLG comes from the coding sequence ATGATTAATCACAACGGAACAATATCGGCAGTAACAGAAGCTAGGCTTGACCCATTTAATAGAGGTTTTCTCTATGGTGATGGACTCTTTGAAACTATAAAAGCAGTAAATGGTAAACTACTCTTTTGGGAAGATCACTACTTCAGGCTTATGGCCTCTATGCGCATCTTGCGTATGGATATCCCTATGGAGTTTACACCAGAGTACCTAGAAGAACAGCTCAAAAGCACGATAGAGGCCGCCGGATTAATCAATGAGACTGCTCGAGTACGTATTACAGTCTATAGATCTGGAGGCGGCACTTATCTCCCAGAAGAGAGAGGTGTGGGGTTTTACGCTTTCGCGAAAGCGCACTCAGAACCATTTTATCTTCTCAAAGATGCTCCATATGAAGTAGAGCTATATAAAGACCACTATATAAGCGCAGATCTTATTTCTACACTTAAAACGACTAATAAAATCGTGCACGTGACAGGTAGTATTTATGCGCAAGAAAATGGTTATGATAACTGCCTGCTTGTAAATAGTGATAAAAATATTGCAGAGGCATTACAGGGTAATCTCTTTCTTGTAAAAGGTACAACTATAAAAACTCCACCGCTTGCCGATGGTTGTTTACGTGGTATTATAAGAAAACAATTAATGGGTATTATAGAGCTTATGGATGAGTATACGCTAGAAGAAGCCTCTATATCACCATTTGAATTACAAAAGGCAGACGAGCTTTTTATAACAAATACAATCAAGGGTATACAGCCTATAACAAAGTACCGTAAGAAACAGTATACAGCAAATACTGCAGCGGCATTGCTTAAAAAATTAAACGTAAAAGCTCGTTTAGGCTAG